The Brassica oleracea var. oleracea cultivar TO1000 chromosome C6, BOL, whole genome shotgun sequence genome includes a region encoding these proteins:
- the LOC106296715 gene encoding uncharacterized protein C594.04c, translating to MGTVLDSHFLALTAIVTVVYQFIFFVITALFKIDQVTDFAGSTNFVILAVLTLVLNATWHFRQVVLTLLVVVWGLRLGTFLLMRILQWGEDRRFDEMRQNLVKLIVFWTFQAVWVWTVSLPLTVVNASDGGGSLTPADVIGWTMWFFGFLIEAAADQQKLSFKNAPENRGKWCDAGLWRYSRHPNYFGEMLLWWGVFVAASPVLEGAEYLVIFGPVFLTLLLLFVSGIPLLEASADKKHGHLGAYRFYKKTTSPLVLLPRGVYGNLPRWCKEVFLFELPFYSSNLPEEADI from the exons ATGGGAACGGTGCTAGATTCGCATTTCCTGGCTCTCACTGCCATTGTTACC GTGGTTTACCAGTTCATATTCTTCGTAATCACAGCTCTTTTCAAGATCGATCAAGTCACTGACTTTGCAG GTAGCACAAACTTCGTTATACTTGCTGTACTCACTCTCGTTCTTAACGCCACGTGGCATTTTCGCCAG GTGGTCTTGACTTTGCTAGTTGTGGTATGGGGTCTTCGCTTGGGAACTTTTCTTCTAATGAG GATCTTGCAATGGGGTGAAGATCGACGCTTTGACGAAATGCGTCAAAACTTGGTGAAACTAATAGTTTTCTGGACTTTTCAG GCCGTGTGGGTTTGGACCGTGAGCTTACCTCTAACCGTCGTTAACGCAAGTGATGGTGGAGGATCTCTTACACCCGCAGATGTAATCGGTTGGACAATGTGGTTTTTCGGTTTCTTGATTGAAGCTGCAGCTGATCAACAGAAGCTCTCTTTTAAAAACGCTCCAGAAAATAGAGGTAAATGGTGTGATGCTGGTCTGTGGAGGTATTCAAGACATCCAAACTACTTTGGTGAG ATGTTACTGTGGTGGGGAGTCTTTGTGGCTGCATCGCCTGTTCTAGAAGGTGCTGAGTATCTTGTCATATTTGGACCAGTCTTTCTCACTTTGTTACTTCTATTCGTCAGCGGCATACCATTACTTGAG GCATCGGCTGACAAAAAGCATGGCCACTTGGGAGCTTACCGGTTCTATAAGAAGACAACAAG TCCTCTGGTTCTTTTGCCGAGAGGAGTGTATGGGAACTTACCACGATGGTGCAAGGAAGTCTTTCTCTTCGAGCTTCCGTTTTACAGCAGCAATCTCCCTGAAGAAGCTGATATTTAG